Proteins from a genomic interval of Rubinisphaera italica:
- a CDS encoding serine/threonine-protein kinase: protein MNKNSDTPESTLITLAVKQGYLSEDAAERLFNEAREQAISTLDLAYQQGVLNPQDVEQLTPLQNPLGTVPDYQILDLLGVGGMGAVYSARQLKLDRVIALKLMKQGDANSASRSHQEAKLVARLRHPNIITAYDYGVSQGRIFLAMEMIDGQSLLEFVNEKGSLDERLALKLLRQVAAALSYATEQGITHRDIKPGNLLLTRDDTGLQQDSNIPIVKVADFGLARFMGDINETRLTLDGSTLGTPAYAAPEQMQDSNVDERADIYSLGATLYFMLHGESPCSGQSVMKVISNKLNGDIGWSRKLPDSCSEACQDLVNVMTTPEPENRLSDYVDIIRRIDDILQDTLSTEDRNKRSAQKGKSWRPSNKHMTLLKWSVFALALTCGILIAFQWTPETKSPEFVRADLKASNMQAPPLFNGVSVPLRGAKSGTWRTTTETLEKGLTGATVLSGMNGTHEFKFPGKGFELYQLQLSVNPLENARVDLLLGSEKQIQRTTIRLQDQQIQLGITTSASQEFSPLENFSALPFSETGEQPRYQRLTMVHQADGWIISVNGEELGAVYNQLDEHPHQFDLQVTEGMAHFSDFRVVQLIPALNANTGQ, encoded by the coding sequence ATGAATAAGAACTCTGATACTCCTGAATCGACACTCATTACTCTGGCCGTGAAGCAAGGTTATTTGAGCGAGGACGCAGCTGAACGTCTCTTCAACGAAGCTAGAGAACAGGCCATTTCAACACTCGATCTGGCTTATCAACAAGGGGTACTCAACCCTCAGGACGTTGAGCAGTTGACTCCATTGCAGAATCCACTGGGAACGGTGCCCGATTATCAGATCCTCGATTTGCTGGGCGTCGGGGGAATGGGAGCAGTCTACAGTGCCCGTCAACTGAAACTTGATCGAGTCATCGCGCTGAAATTGATGAAGCAGGGCGATGCCAACTCGGCTTCCCGCTCTCATCAGGAAGCCAAACTCGTCGCACGGTTACGTCATCCAAACATCATCACTGCTTACGATTACGGCGTGAGCCAAGGTCGTATCTTCCTGGCGATGGAAATGATCGATGGCCAAAGCCTGCTCGAATTTGTCAATGAAAAAGGATCGCTCGACGAACGGCTGGCATTGAAGCTCCTTCGACAAGTCGCAGCTGCGTTGTCTTACGCGACCGAGCAGGGAATTACGCATCGCGATATTAAGCCGGGGAACCTGTTACTGACGCGAGACGATACCGGATTGCAGCAAGATTCAAACATCCCGATTGTTAAAGTCGCAGACTTTGGTCTGGCCCGGTTTATGGGAGACATCAACGAGACACGACTGACACTCGATGGCTCGACGTTAGGCACTCCCGCTTACGCTGCTCCCGAGCAGATGCAGGACTCGAATGTCGATGAACGAGCAGACATTTATTCATTGGGAGCGACGCTTTACTTCATGCTGCACGGGGAAAGTCCATGTTCTGGACAATCCGTGATGAAGGTCATCTCTAACAAACTCAATGGAGATATCGGCTGGTCGCGAAAATTGCCCGACTCCTGCTCTGAGGCTTGCCAGGATCTCGTCAATGTGATGACAACGCCCGAGCCCGAAAATCGACTCAGCGATTATGTCGACATCATTCGACGAATAGATGACATACTGCAGGACACACTCTCTACAGAGGATCGTAACAAACGGTCCGCTCAAAAAGGAAAATCCTGGCGTCCATCCAATAAGCATATGACACTTCTGAAATGGAGTGTTTTTGCACTCGCGTTGACCTGCGGGATATTGATTGCCTTTCAATGGACTCCTGAGACGAAGTCACCGGAATTCGTCCGTGCCGATTTAAAAGCCTCCAATATGCAGGCCCCTCCATTATTTAACGGGGTCAGTGTCCCATTACGCGGTGCAAAATCGGGTACCTGGCGGACAACTACCGAAACACTCGAAAAAGGATTAACGGGAGCAACCGTTCTTTCCGGAATGAACGGGACTCATGAATTTAAGTTCCCGGGTAAAGGTTTTGAATTGTATCAACTCCAGTTGAGCGTCAACCCTCTGGAGAATGCCCGGGTTGATTTGCTACTGGGCAGTGAAAAGCAGATTCAGAGGACGACCATTCGTTTGCAAGACCAGCAAATTCAGCTGGGAATAACGACATCGGCTTCCCAGGAATTCTCGCCTCTGGAAAACTTTTCCGCTCTCCCCTTTTCTGAAACCGGAGAACAGCCGCGGTATCAACGATTGACGATGGTGCATCAAGCGGATGGCTGGATTATCTCTGTGAATGGTGAGGAACTCGGAGCTGTTTACAATCAGTTGGACGAACATCCTCACCAGTTTGATTTGCAGGTGACGGAGGGAATGGCTCACTTCTCCGATTTTCGGGTCGTCCAGTTAATCCCCGCTCTCAATGCAAATACTGGTCAATAA
- a CDS encoding prolyl hydroxylase family protein, with product MQRIDLKLDSIFLIEDFLTPEECTDYIALSESIGFLEAPISTSSGPEMRKDVRNNSRILHTDEELAARLYERAKPLLVPTWFNREIIGLNERFRFYRYEFGQRFAPHYDGRYDRGNGERSEFSFLIYLNDDYEGGLTRFFEPERHSVWPKTGTALVFYHRQLHEGAMLESGVKYVLRTDVMYA from the coding sequence ATGCAGCGAATCGATCTGAAACTGGACTCTATTTTTCTCATCGAAGACTTCCTCACTCCCGAGGAATGCACCGATTATATTGCGCTCTCAGAATCAATCGGCTTTTTGGAAGCTCCCATCAGCACATCGTCCGGGCCTGAAATGCGCAAAGACGTACGAAATAATTCTCGAATTCTGCATACCGATGAAGAGCTGGCTGCTCGACTTTATGAAAGAGCAAAGCCGCTTTTGGTTCCCACTTGGTTTAATCGGGAAATCATCGGACTCAATGAACGATTTCGATTTTACCGTTACGAATTCGGACAACGCTTTGCCCCTCATTACGACGGACGCTATGACCGTGGAAATGGCGAACGAAGCGAATTCTCATTTCTGATTTATCTGAACGATGACTATGAGGGTGGTTTGACACGATTCTTTGAGCCGGAGCGACATTCTGTCTGGCCGAAAACGGGCACGGCACTGGTGTTCTATCATCGCCAACTTCATGAAGGAGCGATGCTGGAAAGTGGCGTTAAATATGTTTTGAGAACTGATGTGATGTACGCATGA
- a CDS encoding SOUL family heme-binding protein yields the protein MRIFHPILRVGYILATGLTMVTSGISAEKISETETKAAGLLKQAIQKSSRNEDGGAALLDAAEQARATLNPNHYTVELLNDAIKDYKNRSDASQFQKALRNCQESITFRPVGEAKQPVGFPEWTPLHVIEFKKYPEYRMAEVQMKDSGNRSFWMLFNHIKRNKIAMTAPVEIGYDSNNENANEASMAFLYRDQDLGKPGNDQADSSVVVKDVPAMQVVSIGCRGNMNEQEVEAAREKLEEWLVDHPKYKISGNLRKLGYNSPMVPSFMRYYEVQIPVELK from the coding sequence ATGAGAATTTTCCATCCCATCCTACGTGTCGGATACATACTTGCGACAGGTCTCACCATGGTCACCTCGGGAATCTCAGCGGAGAAAATCTCTGAAACGGAAACAAAAGCAGCTGGTCTGCTCAAGCAGGCGATTCAGAAAAGTAGCCGAAACGAAGACGGGGGTGCAGCATTACTCGATGCTGCTGAGCAGGCAAGAGCCACTTTAAACCCGAATCACTATACCGTGGAATTACTTAATGATGCCATTAAGGACTATAAAAATAGGTCCGACGCCAGTCAGTTTCAAAAGGCTTTACGAAATTGTCAGGAGTCGATCACATTTCGGCCAGTCGGAGAAGCCAAACAGCCTGTTGGCTTTCCAGAATGGACTCCTCTGCATGTGATTGAATTCAAGAAGTACCCTGAATATCGAATGGCAGAAGTTCAGATGAAAGACTCCGGTAATCGCAGCTTCTGGATGCTGTTTAATCATATCAAGCGGAACAAAATCGCGATGACCGCTCCCGTGGAAATTGGCTACGACTCCAACAATGAAAACGCCAACGAAGCCTCGATGGCGTTTTTGTATCGCGATCAGGATTTGGGAAAACCTGGGAATGACCAAGCTGATTCGAGTGTCGTCGTGAAAGATGTTCCCGCGATGCAGGTGGTCTCAATCGGCTGCCGTGGCAATATGAATGAGCAGGAAGTCGAAGCGGCTCGAGAAAAACTGGAAGAGTGGCTCGTCGATCACCCCAAATACAAGATCAGCGGAAATTTGAGAAAACTTGGGTACAATTCCCCAATGGTTCCCAGCTTTATGCGATACTATGAGGTTCAGATTCCTGTTGAGTTAAAATAA
- a CDS encoding SDR family NAD(P)-dependent oxidoreductase: protein MDLQLKNKRALVTGSTAGIGNAIAASLLREGAEVIVNGRSQQSVDKAVAELEKIGNGKVLGFAGDLSTAEGAEEIAREFPDVEILVNNLGIFEPKAFEEIPDEDWIRFFKVNVLSGVRLCRLYLPSMKQKDWGRIIFISSESAIQIPEEMIHYGMTKTAQIAIARGLAETVSGTGITVNSILPGPTSSRGVKEFVGKLADEEGKSFDEYEKEFFNNVRPTSLIQRFATPEEVASLTTYVASPLSSATTGAALRVDGGVVKSAF from the coding sequence ATGGATTTGCAACTCAAAAACAAACGGGCATTGGTTACAGGCAGCACTGCGGGTATCGGAAATGCGATTGCCGCATCTCTGCTTCGCGAAGGAGCCGAGGTGATTGTGAACGGTCGTTCGCAACAGTCCGTCGATAAAGCCGTTGCCGAACTGGAAAAGATTGGAAATGGAAAAGTTCTCGGCTTTGCCGGCGATTTAAGCACTGCAGAAGGAGCCGAAGAGATTGCTCGGGAGTTCCCGGACGTCGAAATTCTGGTGAATAATCTGGGGATCTTTGAGCCGAAGGCGTTTGAAGAGATTCCCGATGAAGACTGGATTCGATTCTTCAAAGTCAACGTGCTCAGTGGTGTGCGACTTTGCCGACTCTATTTGCCCTCAATGAAGCAGAAAGACTGGGGACGTATCATTTTCATTTCCAGCGAAAGTGCTATCCAGATCCCCGAAGAAATGATCCACTACGGCATGACCAAAACTGCTCAAATCGCGATTGCCCGAGGACTGGCCGAAACCGTGTCGGGAACTGGTATCACAGTCAACAGCATCCTCCCCGGACCGACATCCTCCCGTGGCGTCAAAGAGTTCGTCGGCAAACTTGCTGATGAAGAAGGAAAATCATTCGACGAATACGAAAAAGAATTCTTCAACAATGTCCGCCCGACTTCCCTCATCCAACGTTTTGCAACTCCAGAAGAAGTCGCCTCTTTGACAACTTACGTTGCCAGTCCACTTTCCTCAGCAACGACGGGCGCGGCTTTGCGCGTTGATGGCGGAGTTGTGAAGAGTGCGTTTTGA
- a CDS encoding ADP-ribosylglycohydrolase family protein, with translation MTVSHIRGCILGTAVGDALGLPYEGVSPRRAQKMLGSPVRYRFFFRRGMVSDDTEHTCLVAQSLIATNFDLETLPQDFARRLRWWFLALPAGIGRATFRACLKLWIGYSPATSGVYSAGNGPAMRAAIIGAVIDDLENLEEFVWVISRITHSDEKAAWGAIAVALAAQHSRQLNPINRQKYLDQLKSIIERRCNGLLEARAAISEVDERFTLTPDEVKSNREIVNLLQAAVDSVTQKESTMDFALSLGLKKGVSGYTYHTVPVAIHAWLSHPRDYRAAVMSVIECGGDADTTAAIVGGIVGCGVGEEGIPNEWISKLWEWPRSVNWMRRLADQLADSKNHSKPMDPIKLNFIAVLFRNLFFLVIVLLHGFRRLLPPY, from the coding sequence ATGACGGTATCACACATCAGAGGCTGCATTCTGGGAACGGCCGTGGGTGATGCTTTGGGGTTACCTTATGAAGGTGTTTCTCCTCGGCGAGCACAAAAAATGCTCGGCTCTCCGGTTCGGTATCGTTTCTTTTTCCGACGCGGCATGGTTTCGGATGATACCGAACATACGTGCCTGGTCGCACAATCGCTGATTGCTACGAATTTTGATTTGGAGACACTTCCCCAAGATTTTGCCCGCCGACTGCGCTGGTGGTTTTTGGCACTTCCTGCTGGAATCGGTCGTGCCACATTCAGAGCGTGTCTGAAGTTGTGGATTGGTTATTCACCAGCAACAAGTGGAGTTTACTCGGCTGGGAATGGACCTGCGATGCGGGCGGCTATCATTGGAGCAGTGATTGACGATCTTGAGAATCTTGAGGAGTTTGTCTGGGTCATATCTCGTATTACTCATTCAGACGAGAAGGCGGCTTGGGGAGCAATTGCCGTCGCACTGGCAGCTCAACATTCTCGACAACTGAATCCAATCAATCGTCAGAAGTATCTTGATCAACTCAAATCAATCATTGAACGAAGGTGCAATGGACTCCTTGAAGCAAGAGCCGCGATCTCTGAAGTTGATGAGCGTTTTACTTTGACACCCGATGAGGTTAAGTCGAATCGAGAGATTGTTAATTTATTACAGGCAGCCGTTGACAGTGTCACGCAAAAAGAATCGACAATGGATTTTGCATTAAGTCTTGGACTTAAAAAGGGCGTGTCAGGCTATACCTATCACACAGTACCCGTCGCCATTCACGCCTGGTTATCGCATCCGCGTGACTATCGAGCTGCTGTGATGTCTGTCATTGAATGCGGTGGCGATGCCGATACGACGGCGGCTATTGTCGGAGGGATTGTCGGCTGTGGAGTTGGAGAGGAAGGGATTCCCAATGAGTGGATTTCGAAACTTTGGGAATGGCCAAGGAGTGTCAACTGGATGCGAAGACTGGCCGATCAACTGGCCGACTCAAAGAATCATTCGAAACCGATGGATCCGATCAAGCTCAATTTTATTGCCGTCCTGTTTCGCAATCTGTTCTTTCTGGTCATCGTCCTGCTGCACGGATTTCGACGACTGCTTCCGCCCTATTGA
- a CDS encoding NfeD family protein, whose product MTNPLRIGDTGKTVGSLKPAGKVEVNQKIIEARSEGNWIDPDTEVVIVGGESQCPIVRAFDDSEFEITNQGELLAESKVSEITPLEYSSSWVEKVNYTLCGVIFGVLIIVYALISGEPLTLSTLFLPVAGGISGRTLQKFVAMAAEVAAPRENHQTQAEWIAATCVAFTMLGVLIAVSSDLGFPLSALCLFAGTLTGGLVSWFFLLVGNV is encoded by the coding sequence ATGACTAATCCGTTACGAATTGGTGACACGGGAAAGACAGTGGGATCACTTAAACCGGCAGGAAAAGTCGAGGTGAATCAAAAGATTATCGAGGCACGATCCGAAGGGAATTGGATTGATCCCGATACGGAAGTGGTTATTGTCGGGGGAGAATCTCAATGCCCCATCGTGAGAGCATTCGATGACAGTGAGTTTGAGATCACCAATCAGGGGGAGCTTTTGGCTGAATCTAAAGTCTCAGAGATAACTCCTCTGGAATATTCTTCGAGCTGGGTGGAGAAAGTCAACTACACACTTTGCGGTGTAATATTTGGGGTTTTGATAATTGTCTACGCTCTCATTTCAGGCGAACCATTGACATTATCTACTCTCTTTTTACCTGTTGCGGGAGGAATTTCTGGTCGAACTCTACAAAAGTTTGTCGCCATGGCGGCAGAAGTCGCGGCTCCTCGAGAAAATCATCAGACTCAGGCGGAGTGGATAGCGGCCACGTGCGTTGCATTTACTATGCTCGGAGTACTGATCGCTGTATCTTCGGATCTGGGATTTCCCCTTTCCGCACTTTGTCTGTTCGCAGGCACACTTACTGGTGGTCTTGTTTCCTGGTTCTTCCTGCTGGTTGGGAATGTTTAA
- a CDS encoding D-sedoheptulose-7-phosphate isomerase, which yields MLGTELNVEAYMNRFGELLKQLDASQIVGLSDAIYQCYEQGTTVFICGNGGSGSNSSHFCEDLGKSTLDPKDFEKDDVKRLRVMSLTDNTPYILAWGNDEGFDRIFVEQLKNFAQPGDLLIAISGSGNSPNILKAVEWSNCHQVTTWGITGYTGGKLSESAQHELHVPLDDMGMVESVHMLAFHWVLNDVHAKINSVGRYDSKSAPQTLPLRKAA from the coding sequence ATGCTCGGTACGGAATTGAATGTCGAAGCTTATATGAATCGTTTCGGCGAACTGTTGAAACAACTCGATGCCTCTCAAATTGTCGGTTTGAGTGATGCGATTTATCAATGTTACGAGCAGGGAACGACGGTTTTCATCTGCGGCAACGGCGGCAGTGGCTCCAATTCGTCTCACTTTTGTGAAGATCTCGGCAAGAGCACGCTCGATCCCAAAGACTTCGAAAAAGATGACGTCAAACGTCTTCGTGTGATGAGTCTGACCGACAACACCCCCTACATTCTAGCCTGGGGCAACGATGAAGGTTTCGATCGGATTTTTGTCGAACAGCTCAAAAACTTTGCACAGCCGGGCGATTTGCTGATTGCGATCAGCGGCAGCGGTAACAGCCCGAATATTCTCAAAGCGGTCGAGTGGTCAAATTGTCATCAGGTCACAACCTGGGGTATTACTGGATACACGGGCGGAAAACTGAGTGAATCGGCTCAGCACGAACTGCACGTTCCGCTGGATGACATGGGGATGGTCGAATCCGTCCACATGCTCGCCTTCCACTGGGTGCTGAATGATGTGCATGCGAAAATCAACAGTGTCGGACGTTATGATAGCAAATCTGCACCTCAGACATTGCCATTGCGTAAGGCTGCGTAA
- a CDS encoding DUF58 domain-containing protein translates to MSVSETNSRYLIVAAWGAMILGMGILLTELATGILNRTLWWPFMWLAYLFMLLTSVWGMKTLLELQGQSEWERNDHLPLRNKSRKNSPAKNLWKLPIEGQMYLLMAIIMLLGALFGKTNTLMLIFALMAGPFIVNGGVSFAMTRRLQIQRHLPERIMAGETVSIDICLENRKRILSCCLVTVEDRIIGPREMLNGKLIFAQVPARQSRTGRYQARFVQRGRYRLGPTRIVSRFPLGIVERGRQMETYDDLLVYPRIGHIATWWKRRISDGQESSRTAQGRSGAHQDEFHRIREYRPGDELRSIHWKTTARRNELMVREYRQNRDRRLLLILDLWTKDAKAGQDIFNRETVENAASLAATIGWGHIQECGPQQLDFVCFGAERTEWIRGSRTDQMHGWLDQLALAEPGKIFSPANIQEEILQRQSGTTRCVLLTTRKEKDYRLVTSTGATESIISQNVMIVEATPEKTAEFFQLETTS, encoded by the coding sequence ATGTCTGTTTCCGAGACCAATTCCCGATATCTGATCGTTGCTGCCTGGGGCGCGATGATTCTTGGAATGGGGATTCTGCTTACGGAACTGGCCACCGGTATTTTGAATCGCACCCTTTGGTGGCCTTTCATGTGGCTGGCCTATCTGTTCATGCTCCTGACTTCCGTATGGGGGATGAAAACACTCCTCGAACTGCAGGGACAATCTGAATGGGAGCGGAATGATCACCTGCCTCTTCGCAATAAATCCCGCAAAAATTCTCCGGCAAAAAACCTCTGGAAACTGCCCATCGAAGGTCAGATGTATCTGCTCATGGCGATCATCATGTTACTGGGAGCGTTATTCGGGAAGACCAACACTCTGATGCTGATCTTCGCGTTGATGGCTGGGCCTTTCATTGTCAACGGTGGAGTTTCGTTTGCCATGACTCGCCGTTTACAAATCCAAAGACATCTTCCCGAACGGATTATGGCTGGTGAAACCGTCTCTATTGACATCTGTCTGGAAAACCGGAAACGGATTCTCTCCTGTTGTCTCGTCACTGTCGAAGATCGCATCATTGGGCCGCGGGAAATGCTCAATGGAAAATTAATTTTTGCTCAGGTTCCTGCACGACAATCTCGAACCGGTCGCTATCAGGCCCGCTTCGTCCAGCGTGGTCGCTATCGTTTAGGCCCTACGCGAATTGTTTCTCGTTTCCCACTCGGCATCGTCGAACGAGGACGACAAATGGAAACTTACGATGACCTGCTCGTATACCCGCGCATTGGTCACATCGCCACCTGGTGGAAACGTCGAATTTCCGATGGCCAGGAATCGAGCCGAACAGCCCAGGGCCGTTCGGGGGCTCATCAGGATGAATTTCATCGCATTCGAGAATATCGCCCCGGCGATGAATTACGTTCGATCCACTGGAAAACGACAGCTCGTCGCAACGAACTGATGGTTCGAGAATATCGACAAAACCGAGACCGTCGTCTCCTGCTGATTCTCGACCTGTGGACGAAAGACGCAAAGGCCGGGCAGGATATTTTCAATCGGGAAACGGTCGAAAATGCAGCCTCTCTAGCGGCGACTATTGGCTGGGGACACATTCAGGAATGCGGACCCCAGCAACTCGATTTCGTCTGCTTTGGAGCAGAACGGACCGAATGGATTCGTGGATCACGCACCGATCAGATGCACGGCTGGCTCGATCAACTTGCCTTGGCAGAACCGGGCAAAATATTCTCGCCGGCCAACATTCAGGAGGAAATTCTACAACGTCAATCCGGCACAACACGATGTGTTCTGCTCACAACACGCAAAGAAAAAGATTACCGGCTTGTCACATCCACAGGCGCCACAGAATCAATCATTAGCCAGAATGTCATGATCGTAGAAGCGACACCGGAAAAAACAGCCGAGTTCTTCCAGTTGGAAACGACTTCGTAG
- a CDS encoding prenyltransferase/squalene oxidase repeat-containing protein, translated as MNPKTRDLSFAFAWMLLVTFNTSSNAADLISEATVRKTIEKSLPYLEEAGVSWIEDKKCVTCHRVSFQTWSFNKAASAGFTATADKSKEWLEWSIAKSVEPNEEGTALSGELNVDGLTQLIIAHPDDSSVPLPAEAKQQFVEMILKTQLEDGSWKPAGQLPLQKRPAAETAQVSTMWNLIALHSASQDERIATADMKAHEWLTKSTPGLSTEWYAAQILLADITGETARVQSEIERLKSLQQDDGSWGWLTSEPGDALATGQALYALKRVGVSNDDPSIQKAIHFLTSTQVEDGSWSVQGTKAKKKENVEETAVYWGTAWATIGLLETLENSKP; from the coding sequence ATGAACCCCAAAACCCGTGACCTGTCTTTTGCATTTGCCTGGATGTTACTGGTCACATTCAATACTTCTTCCAATGCAGCTGATTTGATTTCTGAAGCGACTGTCCGAAAAACCATCGAGAAAAGTCTGCCTTATCTTGAAGAAGCGGGCGTCTCCTGGATTGAGGACAAAAAGTGTGTCACCTGCCATCGAGTCAGCTTTCAGACCTGGAGTTTCAACAAGGCTGCATCGGCAGGGTTTACAGCAACTGCGGACAAGTCAAAAGAGTGGCTCGAATGGTCGATTGCGAAATCGGTTGAACCAAATGAGGAGGGGACTGCTCTCTCCGGCGAGTTAAATGTCGACGGACTGACTCAGTTAATCATCGCCCACCCGGACGATTCGTCCGTTCCGCTTCCTGCAGAAGCGAAACAGCAGTTTGTGGAAATGATTCTAAAAACTCAGCTGGAGGATGGCTCATGGAAACCAGCCGGTCAACTGCCGCTACAGAAACGTCCTGCAGCAGAAACCGCTCAGGTCAGTACGATGTGGAATCTCATCGCTCTTCATTCAGCGAGTCAAGATGAGCGAATCGCAACAGCTGATATGAAAGCTCATGAATGGCTGACAAAGTCGACACCCGGCTTAAGCACCGAATGGTATGCGGCTCAAATTTTGCTCGCCGACATCACAGGTGAAACGGCACGTGTGCAATCTGAAATTGAAAGGCTTAAGTCACTTCAGCAGGACGATGGCAGCTGGGGCTGGTTAACCTCAGAGCCGGGTGATGCATTGGCGACTGGGCAGGCTCTCTATGCACTCAAACGAGTAGGCGTATCCAATGATGATCCTTCCATTCAAAAAGCGATCCACTTTCTGACATCCACACAAGTAGAAGATGGCTCGTGGTCGGTCCAAGGTACGAAGGCCAAGAAGAAAGAGAACGTAGAAGAAACCGCTGTCTACTGGGGAACAGCCTGGGCGACCATCGGACTACTGGAAACGCTGGAGAATTCAAAACCGTAA
- a CDS encoding peroxiredoxin family protein, translated as MDFTRCLTTILSVSLIINLQGCSGDSDDGPNPKYSTGLGDTTAVTTYNYDEVTPENIVFKDELSSNVAPPAGLEDLSFLDTTGQKVALKDLLGKKNVVLIFTQGFYGTLCPYCTTQTARLVANYEKFQELDTEILVVYPGEKSHLEEFIQAATKTEKNQVETVPFPLLLDEDLVAVDFFDIRSQSAHPSTYVIDKQGNVLLAYVGKDHTNDRPSVNRILESLKTEN; from the coding sequence ATGGATTTTACTCGTTGTTTGACGACAATTCTCAGCGTCAGTCTGATCATCAATCTTCAGGGATGTTCTGGAGACTCTGATGACGGTCCGAATCCCAAATATTCGACTGGTCTGGGTGATACGACTGCAGTAACAACTTACAATTATGATGAGGTCACTCCCGAAAACATCGTCTTTAAAGACGAATTATCTTCAAATGTCGCCCCACCGGCTGGCCTCGAAGATCTGTCATTTCTCGACACCACTGGCCAAAAGGTTGCCCTCAAGGACCTGCTTGGCAAAAAAAATGTGGTTCTGATTTTTACCCAGGGATTTTATGGAACTCTCTGCCCTTACTGTACCACTCAAACCGCTCGACTTGTTGCTAATTACGAAAAATTTCAAGAGCTTGATACCGAAATCCTGGTGGTCTATCCCGGTGAAAAATCTCACTTGGAAGAATTTATTCAAGCGGCCACCAAAACGGAAAAGAATCAGGTCGAGACGGTTCCGTTTCCGCTTCTGCTGGACGAAGATCTGGTTGCGGTCGACTTTTTCGATATCCGTTCGCAAAGTGCTCACCCTTCAACGTATGTGATCGATAAGCAGGGAAATGTGTTGCTGGCTTATGTCGGCAAAGATCACACCAACGATCGCCCTTCGGTGAATCGGATTCTGGAAAGTCTTAAAACGGAGAATTAA